The proteins below come from a single Roseiflexus sp. RS-1 genomic window:
- a CDS encoding ABC transporter substrate-binding protein, translating to MFFRNRCSPRSSHSDISYEEVPVSRTRTLSRRRFLTLSAMTAASAAIAACGGGQPAQAPTSAPAPTSAPAPTSAPAPTVAIPPTTPPQATAVPQAVSRFKESPELAKLVAEGKLPPVDQRLPKNPYVVPHKWLSVGTYGGTLNFTNSWGPDGMATIVQESQYGHSILRWLDDGLKIGPGLAESWEANADASEWTFKFREGLKWSDGHPWTVDDILYWWEYMVGGNGKEKEFPEGLKPIEPPPDEGRSGTGTLATLIKVDDYTLTMKFDAPAPLTADRLAMWVNAGIGPRWMAPRHHMEQFNPVLNPAKYKDWDEHTKRIRFVTNPDCPTMTGWKCESFEEGVRGVYTRNPYYWCVDAEGNQLPYIDRIVSTTFQNSEVEKLNVIQGKSDFSHHWVLSLDDVPNLRQNAEAGGYEVRFWESGSGSGTSFFFSYDYNDPKWRELIRNPKFRQALSLAFNRAELQKTQYFGTGELTTGTFSPKAIEYNIDEKGNPDRANARYREWRDSYVAFDQERAKKLLDDIGVKVGPNGFRTFPDGSPLEILLVVAANTSKNTIAQNEQMIRDWGQIGIKATLTPVPPQGRREDWFAGKLMSNADWGIGDGPNHLVYPQWLVPIEPERWAPLHGQGYQLRGTASEKEELDKDPWQRAPARIVPTDKDFDPTIAKLHEIYDKTKVEPDFLKRTQMVWEMIKIHVENGPFVQGSVANFDRVFIVKKGLMNVPRKEDLALGGFTDPWIHPTPAVYDPEAWYWDDPAKHSG from the coding sequence ATGTTTTTCCGAAACAGATGTTCACCACGTTCCTCACACTCTGACATCAGCTACGAGGAGGTACCTGTGTCTAGAACACGCACACTGAGCCGACGACGATTCCTGACGCTTTCGGCGATGACTGCTGCCAGTGCGGCGATTGCTGCGTGTGGCGGCGGTCAGCCTGCTCAGGCGCCAACGTCTGCACCGGCGCCGACATCTGCACCGGCGCCGACATCTGCTCCCGCGCCAACTGTTGCCATCCCGCCCACCACGCCGCCCCAGGCGACTGCTGTGCCCCAGGCGGTCAGCAGGTTCAAAGAGTCGCCCGAACTGGCAAAACTGGTCGCCGAAGGGAAACTGCCGCCCGTTGATCAGCGTCTGCCGAAGAACCCTTACGTTGTGCCGCACAAATGGCTCAGTGTCGGCACGTATGGCGGGACGCTCAACTTCACCAACTCGTGGGGACCCGATGGTATGGCGACGATTGTGCAGGAGAGCCAGTACGGTCACTCGATCCTGCGCTGGCTTGACGATGGCTTGAAGATTGGTCCGGGGCTTGCTGAAAGTTGGGAAGCGAATGCCGATGCCAGCGAGTGGACGTTCAAGTTCCGCGAGGGGCTCAAGTGGTCTGACGGGCATCCCTGGACGGTCGATGACATTCTGTACTGGTGGGAGTATATGGTCGGCGGCAACGGGAAGGAGAAAGAGTTTCCGGAGGGGTTGAAGCCGATCGAGCCGCCGCCGGACGAGGGACGTTCCGGTACTGGAACGCTGGCGACTCTCATCAAAGTCGATGACTACACGCTGACGATGAAGTTCGATGCGCCAGCGCCGCTGACTGCTGATCGCCTGGCGATGTGGGTCAACGCAGGCATCGGACCGCGCTGGATGGCGCCGCGGCATCATATGGAGCAGTTCAACCCGGTGCTCAACCCTGCAAAATACAAAGACTGGGACGAACATACCAAGCGCATCCGCTTCGTCACCAACCCCGATTGCCCGACGATGACGGGATGGAAGTGTGAAAGTTTTGAGGAGGGCGTGCGTGGCGTTTATACCCGCAACCCGTATTACTGGTGTGTCGACGCTGAGGGGAATCAACTGCCATACATCGACCGCATCGTTTCGACCACCTTCCAGAACAGCGAAGTCGAGAAGTTGAATGTCATCCAGGGGAAGAGCGACTTCTCGCACCACTGGGTGCTCAGTCTCGATGATGTGCCCAACCTGCGCCAGAATGCTGAAGCAGGCGGGTATGAAGTGCGGTTCTGGGAGAGCGGATCCGGGTCGGGAACCTCGTTCTTCTTCAGTTACGACTACAACGATCCGAAGTGGCGGGAATTGATCCGCAATCCGAAGTTCCGGCAGGCGCTCTCGCTGGCGTTCAACCGCGCTGAACTGCAAAAAACGCAGTACTTCGGCACCGGTGAGTTGACAACCGGCACCTTCAGCCCGAAAGCCATCGAGTACAATATCGACGAAAAGGGGAACCCGGACCGGGCAAACGCGCGGTACCGCGAATGGCGCGATAGTTACGTGGCGTTCGATCAGGAACGGGCAAAGAAACTGCTCGACGACATTGGGGTCAAGGTTGGTCCCAACGGTTTCCGTACCTTCCCCGACGGTTCACCGCTGGAGATTTTGCTGGTCGTCGCCGCCAACACCAGCAAGAACACGATTGCTCAGAATGAGCAGATGATCCGCGACTGGGGGCAGATCGGCATCAAGGCGACGCTGACCCCGGTGCCGCCGCAGGGACGCCGTGAGGACTGGTTCGCCGGCAAACTGATGTCGAACGCCGACTGGGGCATCGGTGATGGTCCGAACCATCTGGTGTATCCGCAGTGGCTGGTGCCGATTGAGCCGGAACGCTGGGCGCCGCTTCACGGACAGGGGTATCAGTTGCGCGGTACGGCAAGCGAGAAGGAAGAACTGGACAAAGATCCGTGGCAACGCGCGCCTGCCCGAATCGTGCCGACCGATAAGGATTTCGACCCGACCATCGCAAAACTGCACGAGATCTACGATAAGACGAAAGTCGAACCGGATTTCCTGAAGCGCACACAGATGGTCTGGGAGATGATCAAGATCCACGTCGAGAACGGTCCGTTCGTGCAGGGGTCGGTAGCGAACTTTGACCGCGTGTTCATCGTCAAGAAGGGCTTGATGAACGTTCCCCGGAAAGAAGACCTTGCGCTCGGCGGCTTCACCGATCCCTGGATCCATCCAACGCCGGCGGTGTACGATCCTGAAGCATGGTATTGGGACGATCCGGCGAAGCATAGCGGTTGA
- a CDS encoding nucleotidyltransferase domain-containing protein has product MSTPLETVYPPVSDELLREMVERMRAAGNPRKIVLFGSRARGDARPDSDLDILVIEESDLPRYKRASRYLRALVGLFPAKDVVVWTPAEVQAWANVPNAFITTALREGKVLYERRD; this is encoded by the coding sequence ATGTCTACCCCGCTTGAGACGGTTTACCCGCCGGTGTCTGACGAACTATTACGCGAAATGGTTGAGCGAATGCGTGCAGCGGGCAACCCGCGCAAGATTGTGCTGTTCGGCTCGCGTGCCCGCGGTGATGCTCGTCCTGACAGCGATCTCGACATCCTGGTCATTGAAGAGTCGGACCTGCCGCGCTATAAGCGTGCGTCACGCTACCTTCGTGCGCTTGTCGGCCTGTTTCCGGCGAAAGATGTTGTCGTCTGGACCCCGGCCGAGGTACAAGCGTGGGCTAATGTGCCGAACGCGTTTATCACGACCGCCCTGCGTGAGGGAAAGGTGCTGTATGAGCGACGCGACTGA
- a CDS encoding PIN domain-containing protein: MGAASAGSALAFIDTNIWLYAFSTSQEKLKSQRAKGLIRGTPQIALSTQVVNEVSVNMLRKFQADEQAIRKLIRSLYRKYLIVELNRSILLHASDLRSAYHVSYWDSLIIASALAVGATTLYTEDLQDGLIINSQLTIVNPMKAVIQS; encoded by the coding sequence ATGGGCGCCGCTAGCGCAGGCTCGGCTCTGGCCTTTATCGACACGAATATCTGGCTCTATGCGTTTAGCACGAGCCAGGAGAAACTCAAGTCGCAACGGGCCAAAGGGCTCATCCGTGGGACACCGCAGATTGCCCTGAGCACCCAAGTCGTGAACGAGGTGTCTGTCAACATGCTGCGCAAGTTTCAGGCGGATGAGCAGGCGATCCGCAAGTTAATTCGCTCCCTCTATCGCAAGTATCTGATTGTCGAGTTGAACCGCTCCATCTTGCTGCACGCATCGGATCTTCGCAGCGCCTACCACGTTTCCTATTGGGATAGTCTGATTATCGCAAGTGCGCTGGCGGTAGGGGCAACGACCTTGTACACCGAGGATCTGCAAGACGGGCTGATCATCAACAGCCAGCTGACGATTGTCAACCCAATGAAAGCAGTAATCCAATCATAA
- a CDS encoding ABC transporter permease, translating to MTTFLARRVVYMIITMILASFIGFFLIELPPGSIVDIKIDQLRAQGGNVPQDQIEALKRRYGVDDPLHIKYWKWISRTLQGDFGTSFETDTPVAGIIAQRLPITFALTFGTALFAWLISIPLGVYLATNRGSIPDYIITFVQFLGIAIPNFALALILMVFAALVLRQDVGLGFFSPQYVNAPWSFAKFLNLLSNLWIPVVVLGASATAGLTRVMRANLLDVLNAQYIQTARSKGLQEHAVVWKHAVRNAVHPLVMSIGYLLPSIVVGDALAGVILNLPTLGALYLRALQATDMYLGITILMMQCIMLLLGNLIADLLLAWVDPRVRLE from the coding sequence ATGACCACATTTCTTGCGCGGCGCGTTGTGTACATGATCATCACCATGATCCTGGCGTCGTTCATTGGGTTCTTTCTCATCGAACTGCCGCCCGGATCGATTGTGGACATCAAGATCGACCAGTTGCGCGCGCAGGGCGGTAATGTGCCGCAAGACCAGATCGAGGCGCTCAAGCGACGCTATGGCGTTGATGATCCGCTGCACATCAAATACTGGAAGTGGATTTCGCGCACGTTGCAAGGCGATTTTGGTACATCGTTCGAGACCGATACGCCGGTGGCGGGGATTATTGCACAGCGCCTGCCCATTACATTTGCCCTGACATTTGGTACGGCGCTGTTTGCATGGCTCATTTCGATCCCGTTGGGCGTCTATCTTGCGACCAATCGCGGGAGCATTCCCGACTACATCATTACATTCGTGCAATTTCTGGGGATTGCGATACCAAACTTCGCCCTGGCGCTGATCCTGATGGTCTTTGCTGCGCTTGTGCTGCGGCAGGATGTCGGGTTGGGCTTTTTCTCGCCACAGTATGTTAATGCACCCTGGAGTTTCGCAAAGTTCCTCAATCTACTGAGCAATCTGTGGATTCCGGTGGTGGTGCTGGGCGCTTCCGCTACGGCGGGGTTGACAAGGGTGATGCGCGCCAATCTCCTCGACGTGTTGAATGCCCAGTACATTCAGACCGCCCGATCCAAAGGGTTGCAGGAACATGCGGTCGTCTGGAAGCATGCCGTGCGTAATGCGGTTCACCCGCTGGTGATGAGCATCGGCTATCTGCTTCCCTCGATTGTCGTCGGCGATGCGCTGGCTGGCGTTATTCTCAATTTGCCGACGCTTGGCGCCCTCTATCTGCGTGCGCTTCAGGCGACTGACATGTATCTTGGCATCACCATTCTGATGATGCAGTGCATTATGTTGCTGCTGGGCAATCTGATCGCCGATCTTCTGCTGGCGTGGGTCGATCCACGGGTGCGGTTGGAATAA
- a CDS encoding DUF6174 domain-containing protein, producing MRPMVRFLIACVLFICIGSAVVVALAADSANERAIAAAEARWRTHGFAHYVITLEELNCTVEVEVADERVVRVTQLERCQRDGRTVEDLFAVARRDGDTGMRCITLGCACDDRLSVESAFHPLLGYPIRLYIRIEARPNWWHPDAWRYLLMHGRPPACAMMVGDKLLRVVDLRPLP from the coding sequence ATGCGTCCGATGGTGCGGTTCTTGATCGCATGCGTCTTGTTCATCTGTATCGGCAGCGCTGTGGTGGTTGCGCTTGCTGCGGATAGCGCAAACGAACGCGCAATCGCTGCTGCCGAAGCGCGCTGGCGAACCCACGGTTTTGCTCATTACGTCATAACACTGGAAGAACTCAACTGCACTGTCGAGGTTGAGGTTGCTGACGAACGGGTGGTGCGCGTCACGCAACTGGAGCGGTGTCAGCGTGATGGGCGCACGGTCGAAGACCTCTTCGCCGTGGCGCGGCGTGATGGCGATACCGGTATGCGCTGCATCACCCTGGGGTGCGCCTGTGATGATCGGCTATCGGTGGAAAGCGCCTTTCACCCGTTGCTGGGCTACCCGATCCGCCTTTATATTCGTATCGAAGCGCGCCCAAACTGGTGGCATCCCGATGCCTGGCGCTATCTTCTCATGCACGGTCGTCCACCTGCGTGCGCCATGATGGTGGGCGATAAGTTGTTGCGCGTTGTCGATCTGCGTCCACTCCCTTGA
- a CDS encoding HEPN domain-containing protein, whose protein sequence is MSDATDLARGWLAKGDSDLFSARLIAASSGPYDTACFHAQQAAEKYLKGLLAFTGQPFPLTHNLEELERRCATLDPAPDLTGLDLTQLTPYAVQLRYDPGFWPDQATAAEAIEVAERVRAAVLAVLPQAAHP, encoded by the coding sequence ATGAGCGACGCGACTGACCTGGCGCGCGGCTGGCTGGCAAAGGGAGATAGCGACCTGTTTAGCGCACGGCTCATCGCGGCAAGTTCTGGACCGTATGATACGGCCTGCTTTCATGCCCAGCAGGCTGCTGAGAAATACCTGAAGGGACTGCTCGCTTTCACCGGGCAGCCGTTTCCGCTCACGCATAACCTTGAGGAGCTTGAGCGCCGCTGTGCCACGCTCGACCCGGCGCCGGATCTCACGGGGCTTGACCTGACGCAGTTGACCCCCTACGCTGTCCAGTTGCGCTATGACCCTGGATTCTGGCCAGATCAGGCCACTGCCGCTGAGGCGATCGAGGTGGCTGAGCGGGTTCGTGCGGCTGTGCTGGCCGTTTTGCCGCAGGCCGCGCACCCGTAG
- a CDS encoding ABC transporter permease, producing MATVAKDAQPQTDRVRTFEDVGQLSQVQLIWRRYRKNHLSVAGGIVLIIMYLMAFFADFIAPYDPNEIDANHQYAQPSTIVWANGGLALQGMKQIVDSVNFQIIYEPDPEVTYPIRLFVRGSPYVMWGFIPLDIHLFGVDAPPEANAKIFLWGADRQGRDLFSRVLKGAQVSLTIGFFGVMISMVIGSIVGTASGYFGGWIDNIIQRLIELIQTFPFISLFIAIAAALPITMPVVQRYMLITIILAFITWTSFSREVRGKVLSYRNADYTAAAIAAGASHWRVITTHMLPNAMSHIIVVASFAVPGAIAAETALSFLNLGMLPPAVSWGVLLQDAQQIKSVTLYPWLLIPLGAIVLASLCLYLLGDGLRDAVDPYA from the coding sequence ATGGCAACAGTTGCAAAAGATGCACAACCGCAAACTGATCGTGTGCGCACGTTCGAAGATGTCGGGCAACTTTCGCAGGTTCAGTTGATCTGGCGGCGGTACCGGAAGAACCATCTCTCGGTCGCTGGCGGGATCGTGTTGATCATTATGTATCTGATGGCGTTTTTTGCCGATTTTATCGCGCCATACGACCCGAATGAGATCGATGCGAACCATCAATATGCGCAGCCATCGACGATTGTCTGGGCGAATGGCGGGCTGGCGCTTCAGGGAATGAAACAGATTGTCGACTCGGTCAATTTCCAGATCATCTACGAGCCTGATCCAGAGGTGACCTACCCTATCCGTCTGTTTGTGCGCGGCAGTCCGTATGTGATGTGGGGCTTCATTCCGCTCGATATACACCTGTTCGGCGTCGATGCGCCACCCGAAGCCAATGCCAAAATCTTTCTCTGGGGCGCCGACCGCCAGGGTCGCGATCTCTTCTCGCGGGTGCTCAAAGGAGCGCAGGTATCGCTGACCATTGGCTTTTTCGGCGTGATGATCAGTATGGTGATCGGCTCGATCGTCGGTACGGCGTCCGGGTACTTCGGCGGATGGATCGATAATATCATTCAGCGGCTGATTGAGTTAATTCAGACCTTTCCCTTTATTTCGTTATTCATTGCGATTGCGGCAGCGCTTCCGATTACGATGCCGGTGGTGCAGCGGTATATGCTGATCACCATCATTCTGGCGTTCATTACCTGGACGAGTTTTTCGCGCGAGGTGCGCGGCAAGGTGCTGAGCTACCGTAATGCTGACTACACTGCGGCGGCGATTGCTGCGGGCGCATCGCACTGGCGTGTCATCACCACCCATATGCTGCCAAACGCAATGAGCCATATTATTGTCGTTGCGTCGTTTGCCGTGCCCGGCGCTATCGCGGCGGAAACGGCGCTCAGTTTTCTCAACCTGGGCATGCTGCCGCCTGCGGTCAGTTGGGGTGTACTGCTGCAAGATGCGCAGCAGATCAAATCGGTGACCCTCTATCCTTGGCTGCTGATCCCCCTCGGCGCTATCGTTCTTGCGTCACTCTGCCTGTACCTGCTGGGCGACGGGTTGCGCGATGCGGTCGATCCGTATGCGTGA
- a CDS encoding DUF3048 domain-containing protein encodes MQTLPFLRVATVLIALAILAAFVAPAAAAPPRVPAAFERGTITRRPYVVMIDNHPNAYPQTGLDKAAVVFEALAEMGITRFMAVYVPGISPDVPSIGPVRSARLYFVRWAMGMNGMYIHAGGAPDALKRAGEAPEIIDVDALARSGGAYFTRVRTRKAPHNLYTSTARLDQAAARFGNAEINNPELGFPIKAEAPPEQRPAAQELGYYFIYRQDSVGWTYDPVGNVYLRLRRGKPAVDAATGQQLRASNVVVIEVQERPIPGDPKGRIQQDVVGSGPGFLFQNGVAQEITWRKESEAAPLRFYLADGSEAAMNSGQVWIAAVPKLGNLTVR; translated from the coding sequence ATGCAAACACTTCCCTTCCTGCGCGTGGCAACGGTATTGATTGCGCTGGCGATCCTGGCTGCGTTCGTTGCGCCTGCCGCCGCCGCTCCGCCCCGCGTTCCCGCCGCCTTCGAGCGCGGGACGATCACACGGCGCCCTTATGTGGTCATGATCGATAACCATCCGAATGCCTATCCGCAGACCGGTCTCGACAAAGCAGCAGTGGTGTTCGAGGCGCTCGCGGAGATGGGGATCACGCGCTTTATGGCGGTGTACGTCCCCGGCATTTCACCCGATGTTCCGTCGATCGGTCCGGTACGCAGCGCACGGCTCTATTTCGTGCGCTGGGCAATGGGCATGAATGGCATGTATATTCATGCTGGCGGTGCGCCGGATGCACTCAAACGGGCGGGCGAGGCGCCGGAGATTATTGATGTGGATGCGCTGGCGCGCTCCGGCGGCGCCTACTTTACCCGCGTCCGCACCCGCAAAGCGCCGCACAACCTCTACACCAGCACAGCGCGCCTCGATCAGGCGGCTGCCCGCTTCGGCAACGCCGAGATCAACAATCCCGAACTGGGCTTCCCGATCAAAGCCGAAGCGCCGCCAGAACAGCGCCCGGCAGCTCAGGAGCTTGGCTACTACTTCATCTACCGCCAGGATAGCGTCGGCTGGACGTATGACCCTGTCGGCAATGTCTATCTGCGCCTGCGACGCGGCAAACCGGCGGTCGATGCCGCAACCGGTCAGCAATTGCGCGCCAGTAACGTTGTCGTGATCGAAGTGCAGGAACGCCCGATCCCCGGCGATCCGAAAGGGCGCATCCAGCAGGACGTGGTCGGGAGTGGTCCGGGGTTCCTGTTTCAGAATGGCGTGGCGCAGGAAATCACTTGGCGCAAGGAATCAGAAGCTGCGCCGCTGCGCTTCTACCTTGCCGACGGCAGCGAAGCGGCGATGAATTCCGGGCAGGTGTGGATTGCGGCAGTGCCGAAACTCGGCAACCTGACCGTCAGGTGA
- a CDS encoding DNA adenine methylase: MIKSPLRYPGGKSRAVQRLLALVPDVFDEYREPFVGGGSFFVCLRQKYPEVRMWINDLNTELFYFWKCAQEDSVKLAGEIMRLKLERVDGRELFYELLGMNTSTMGDFERAVRFFVLNRITFSGVVEAGGYSEGAFVGRFTKSSIERVALLGKILEGVKITNMDYKELLKDGDRRTFTFLDPPYLVATKSKLYGRNGILHESFDHTEFAEEMKKCRHSWLITYDDSPEIRQNFQFACIHRWELQYGMNNYRQEKAEKGAELFISNYQLPMDHDMRVQFNGCIQHSLW; the protein is encoded by the coding sequence ATGATCAAAAGCCCTTTACGCTACCCTGGCGGAAAGTCACGCGCGGTGCAGCGCCTGCTTGCCCTTGTTCCTGACGTTTTCGATGAATACCGCGAACCATTCGTTGGAGGGGGGTCTTTTTTCGTTTGCTTGAGACAAAAGTATCCTGAAGTCAGAATGTGGATCAATGATCTCAATACTGAACTATTCTATTTTTGGAAGTGCGCTCAGGAAGACTCTGTGAAATTGGCGGGTGAGATTATGAGATTAAAGCTGGAAAGAGTAGATGGGAGGGAGTTGTTTTATGAGTTGCTTGGCATGAACACATCAACAATGGGTGACTTTGAGCGGGCAGTAAGGTTTTTTGTTCTTAATCGGATTACCTTTTCTGGGGTCGTTGAGGCGGGAGGTTATTCCGAAGGGGCTTTCGTTGGAAGATTTACGAAATCTTCAATAGAAAGAGTTGCTCTTCTCGGAAAAATCTTAGAGGGTGTTAAGATTACGAATATGGACTATAAGGAGTTGCTGAAGGATGGTGATAGAAGGACATTTACATTCCTGGATCCGCCATACCTCGTTGCGACGAAATCAAAACTTTATGGAAGAAATGGCATATTGCACGAGAGTTTTGACCACACTGAATTTGCTGAAGAGATGAAAAAGTGCAGGCACTCGTGGCTGATTACATATGACGACTCGCCTGAAATTCGTCAGAACTTTCAGTTTGCGTGTATCCATCGTTGGGAATTGCAGTACGGCATGAATAATTACAGGCAGGAGAAAGCCGAGAAAGGCGCTGAACTGTTCATCTCCAATTATCAACTCCCCATGGATCACGACATGCGCGTGCAGTTCAATGGATGCATCCAGCATTCGCTGTGGTAA